CTCACGCGGATCGCTTCGGAGAGCAACCGCAGTTCGTGTTCGAACCGCCACTTCTGCTGGCTCCAATGGGCACGGACTGGCACGTAACTCGCCTGATACTGCCGGATCGACCAGGGCGGCCCGGAGATCATCTGGGCCTGCCACCACGGAAGAGGCTCCGGAAACACATGATTGGCAACGGTCACCAGCCGGGCCCAGTCCTCCAGCGACTGCTGCAGCCGGCGCGTGCACTCGACTTCGTTCCCCTCACCCTTCCGAAACCGTTCCCACGCCACCGCTGCCTGAATCTTGTGCAGCATGTGTTCGGCCAGATTCGCGGCGAGCTCGATCCGGTCCAGTAGTGCGCTGAGTTGCTGACTCTGAACCGGATCCGTCGGATTCAGGTGCCTGAGGGCAGGCAGTCTGGACCTGCAGGCGTCCGCGTGCTGGCGCAGTTCGGCGGCGATGATCTCGGGCGTCGTCGCCCCGGGAGCCGGCCGGCCGTGGACATAGTCGCGAATGCCGACCACCCGCGTCCGGGGGCCTTGTGGAATCTCGGCCGGTGCTGTCTGGGTGGCGGGCGAGGTCGTCGTGCTCGCGGGCGACCACCGCTGTTCCTCAAACGCCGAACGCGTCGGCAACTCCACGTAATCGACCAGGAGCAGACCCATCTGCGGCATGTAGCGGCCGGAAGGCTCGTATACCAGATCGGCGAACCGGGGGACGACGGCCGCCGCCCGCCGGATGCTCTCGAAAAGGTGCCCCGCGTAATCGCCGACGCCGTAGACAGCCCGGAGCCGCTGTTCTTCGCTCGCGCGATCGGCCGAACAGAGCCGCCGCAGATCCCCGGGCCAATCGGAGATCCTCGGTGACCCGGCGGGCAAAGTCGGAGGGTACCAGAGACCCGTCTCGAGAAGGGTGGCGCACCGCGGCGAGACGGCTTCAATCTCACCCGGAGACGGCCCCGACTCTTCGGTCGCCGCCCAGCCCGAGGCCGCCAGAATCCACACCAATGCGGAGGCTACTGGGAGCATGACTGTTTACTGGGGTCGGGGCACCTGGTCCAGGGCGTTCTCGATGGCCTCGATCCGCCAGCCCGTCTCAGGCCCGTCCAGCTCCAGGGTCACCACGTCACCCACCTTGAGCCCCCTGAGCCGCATGCACATGGGAGCACGATAGTTGTAGATTCCTTTCTCGGTATCCGACTCCCATGGACCCAGGATCTGGATGGTGCGGCGGCCGCTGCCGTCAACCGCCGCGAGCGCCACCCGAGTGCCGACACTGATCTCATCGGTACGGATGTCGTTGGCGGTCAACAGCCGAGCCTGGCTCAATTCGTTCTGCATGGCCAGCAGCCGAGCCTGGAGCAGGTCGCGTTCCTCGAGGGCGAACTTGTACTCGGAGTTCTCGCTCAGATCGCCATGGGCCGCCGCCTCGCCGATCGCCTTCGCGTTCTCGGGAATCTTGACGTGGACCAGGTGGCTGATCTCCCCCTCCCGCTTCTGCATTCCGGCCTGGGTGCAGAAGATGAGGCCGTCATCCAGCCAGGGGTCAATCCGCGTCTTGACGAACAGCAGCGGATGGGTCTCGTGAACGATCTTCATCAGGGTCGAGCGGACAACCTGTCCCAGCCCCTCCATCCGGTCGACAGTCCGGTAGATGGTCGAGGCCATACCGGCTTCCATGCCGCTGATAATCTCGCGATAGTGTCTGTAATCCTGGGCACTCAGGGCTGCTCGAATGATCTCCCGGGTGTGCCGCAGGGTCCTCGCGGGAATCCGATCGCTGCGCGTGGCCTCGGCCAGATGATCCAGGAGCCTGGGCAGCAACTCGCGCCGGGGCACCGGCTCGAGAGCCTGGACGCTTGGTCCTCGCCACAACCAGCAGATCGCATCCAGATGCCGCCCGAAATCCGCCAGCAGGCCGCCAACGATACGAACCACGTCCGCGGTCCGTCCTGCTTTGTCGAGCGCCGTGGCGATGGCGTCACATCCATCAACAGGAGCCACCGGCAGAAGAGACATGTAAAGGTCGATCCACTTTTCGGGCAGCGCCTCGCGAACCAGTTCAACTGCCGGAACGAAGAAGCGGTCATCGTCGATGCTGCTGACCAGCGCGGCTGGGTCGGCACTGGCCGCCACAATCGCTCGCCCCGGCCGTTCCGCGTCCTCGGGAAGCTGCGCTCCTTGCGCCAGCCGATCGATCAGCAGGGCCTCGGTGAGGGCCTCCGCCGGCGCACCCTTCCGGGAAACGTCGACACGCTGCATCAGCTCACGGTGCAGTCGACGCACGAAGGCGGCCTTGGGCACGAGCCGCCGGGCCTTGGCTTCCCTCAGGTATGTCTCAATCACCGCCAGTCGCTGAGCGGGCGAAGCAGCCTTAAGCCAGGTCGGCTCGACCTCCTCCTCCAGCGTCTGCCCCTGGGCATGGTAGGTCAATACGACCGGATTGCGCCCCTCAACAATGACGTTCGGGCATCGCCGCAGGCCGGTTTTCGCTTTCGACCACCAGGCACTCCACTTGCTCTGGGGAACGAAACGTGGAACAAGCATCTGTTCCAGGTGATCCGAATCGACCTTGCCACCGTGACGACTCTGGAGGATGCCGATGATCAACGACACCGGGTCCGATTCGATCATCGCGGCCAGTTCTTCCGGGCGAGCCTGCAAC
This region of Phycisphaerae bacterium genomic DNA includes:
- a CDS encoding GreA/GreB family elongation factor; amino-acid sequence: MAMDSDPHSRHDIPMANQGSTLTELAQRGDLRTLDDRWLMAIDHPNGDQADMLEALATLAQSGRADRAATLGWSWLTVRKEECSVAESLALGRELLLCCGDSEEMRQEVVGLYKEAFADRSGFEALLAASGLAGGKSPRRALRTLEIGLGLTVGDYLVSRSDEEVARVEAISETTWDFTIKGKSGRQTLDADALALAWDTASANDFRVLLQARPEELAAMIESDPVSLIIGILQSRHGGKVDSDHLEQMLVPRFVPQSKWSAWWSKAKTGLRRCPNVIVEGRNPVVLTYHAQGQTLEEEVEPTWLKAASPAQRLAVIETYLREAKARRLVPKAAFVRRLHRELMQRVDVSRKGAPAEALTEALLIDRLAQGAQLPEDAERPGRAIVAASADPAALVSSIDDDRFFVPAVELVREALPEKWIDLYMSLLPVAPVDGCDAIATALDKAGRTADVVRIVGGLLADFGRHLDAICWLWRGPSVQALEPVPRRELLPRLLDHLAEATRSDRIPARTLRHTREIIRAALSAQDYRHYREIISGMEAGMASTIYRTVDRMEGLGQVVRSTLMKIVHETHPLLFVKTRIDPWLDDGLIFCTQAGMQKREGEISHLVHVKIPENAKAIGEAAAHGDLSENSEYKFALEERDLLQARLLAMQNELSQARLLTANDIRTDEISVGTRVALAAVDGSGRRTIQILGPWESDTEKGIYNYRAPMCMRLRGLKVGDVVTLELDGPETGWRIEAIENALDQVPRPQ